The sequence below is a genomic window from Fuerstiella sp..
ATACAGACTGCGGCGGTACAGATCGTCTCCGGTTGCCGGTTCGTAAACACCGTCTGTGGCGATTTCACTCCAGAGACCTTCGGGCTGGTAACTTTTTACTGACGGACCACCAACTTCAAGGTGCAGCAAGCCACTCGCTGCAAGAGCCTGATCGCGCACCACTTCAGCCGACAGGCGAAACCGAGGCCCCCGGGCCAGCAGTTCATTCTCCGGATCACGTACACGCAGTGCGTCGGAGACCAGCGAAGACTGACGATAGGTCGCACTCATTGCGATCACTTTGAGAATGTCCTTCACATTCCAGCCGTTGCGGATGAACTCGGTTGCGAGCCAGTCCAGCAACTGAGGATGACTGGGCCGATTTCCCTGTACCCCAAAGTCTTCCATACTCCTGACTAGTCCTTCGCCGAAAAACATTTGCCAGTACCGATTGACTGCAACTCGCGCTGTCAACGGATGATCGGGAGACACAATCCAGTGAGCCACCTCAAGCCGGTCCCTGGTGTCTGTTGATCGCCCCGAAGCCAGAATCTCAGGAACTCCCCCCGTGACTTCTTCGGCCGGCTGGTCAAACTGACCGCGATTGAGTCGGCGTGTCGTCCGGGGATGGCCGTCATACATCACCATCACCGTCGACATTGTCTCAACCAGTCTGGCTCTCTCCTGCTGACGTGCATTCAGCCGTTTGTACAGCGTCCGCAATGATTCGGAAGCCGCAGTCTGCATAAAGCAGGATTCCAGCACATCCCGCTGCGCCACTGTCCGATCCGATTCAGGCAACCTCGCCACTTGTTCCAGTGTCTGCGAAGTCGCAATGATGCGTACTTCACGTGGGGACAATTCCCGGTCGAAAATCCGCACTTCATCAACGGCACCGGAAAGATTGGTGATCCCGGCACCGATTCGCAGCGGCTCGTCTGCGGCAATTGTCTGATTCAGAAAATCAAAATGGACGTTAATCTTCTGTGGCTGACCATCGAAATACACTGAAATTCCGGCCGCCTGACGTGTTCCGTCGTATGTGACAGCAACGTGATGCCACTCATTCAACGGCAGCGAGCCGACCGTCGAAAGCCGAATACAGTCATCCAGCCAGCGGTTAATCAGGTTCACATAGACGTGCCCGTTCTGAATCCCGATCGAATACCCCCCGCCTTCTTTACCAGGGCTCTTGCGGGAAAGAATGGTTCCGTCACTTTCAGCCCTGACCCATGCCGCCAGAGTGACAGTGCCCATATAACCGAATACACCAAAGTCACCGACCGCAATCGACTCTTCACCATTCAGCCGCAGGGCGTCACCGATTCGGCCGTCAATGAATGTCAGCTTTTGATTCGCATGCGTGTCTGAAGCGGCAGTAGGTGCAGATTCAGACGATTCCGTCTCCGAAACGACATTCTTCAGATCTCCGTCAAGCTGCAGATGCAGAGTGAGTCCGTCCGACACTCCCCACCATGTGGCATTGTCCGAAGACAGTGAATTTTCCCACTCTGTCTGAGCGTCACGCCGTGTGGCCAGGCTGCGGCTCCACTGTTGCTGAAGTTCTGCAATTTGCTGATCCAGCAGATCCAACCGACTTCGCTGCGCTGATGTCGGGGCCTTGATGTACGGAGGCGAGTTGCCCTTTTTGAGAGCTCGGCCAAACTCAGGAATGTTGTTGAAGCATGCAAACAGTCGATAGAAGTCCGTTTGCGAAATCGGATCATATTTGTGGTCATGACAACGCGCACAGCCCAGCGAAAGTCCAAGCCACACCGTTGCGGTCGTATCCACACGATCAACAACGTATTCAACCTGGTATTCATCCGGGTCGACACCGCCCTCTGAATTACCTCGATGATTTCGATTGAACGCGGACGCAATCCAGCGATTGAGGGACTCTTCGTCCAGAGTCAGACTTCCGTGACCAATACGACCTGGTTCCGGTACGTCCTGAAGCAGATCCCCGGCCAACTGTTCAATTGTAAACTGATCAAAAGGCATGTTGTTGTTGTAGGCGTTAATGACCCAGTCCCGCCAACGCCACATGTCACGTGCGCCGTCGTTCTGGTAACCACTGGTGTCAGCATAACGGGCCAAATCCAGCCAGCGAACGGCCATGTTTTCCCCGTAAGCGGACGAATCCAGCAGCCGGTCAATTACTTTTTCCCAGGCATCTGACGAATCATCCGTCACAAAGGCATCAACCTCCTCCGGCGTCGGTGGCAACCCGGTCAGGTCCAGTGACACACGTCGAATCAGAGTCGATCGTGATGCCTCAGAAGAAGGTTGCAGGCCTTCCCGCTCGAGACCAGCCAAGACAAAGGAGTCAACGGGATTGCGAACCCGATCGACATCAGCCACCTGTGGCTCTTCAGGACGTTCAGGAATCACAAACGACCAGTGATCCTTCCATTCCGCACCCTGCTCAATCCATTGTCTGATCAGCGCAATTTGACTCCCTGTAAGACTTAGCCCGGAATCCGGAGGCGGCATCACCAGGTCAGGATCCGGAGACGTAACTCGACGATACAGTTCACTCTCATCCGGCCTTAAAGCAACGATTCGCGGCGGCTCACCCTCCTGATGGGTGAACACGCTATCCCTGAGATCCAGCCGTAACTCTGCCTCTCGATTCTCTGCATCCGGACCGTGGCACTGAAAGCAGTTGTCCGAAAGAATCCTGCGAATGTCACGATCAAAGTCAACGCGATCGTCCCCAAAGACACAAATCGTCGTAAGCAGCAGCGCAAGCCCGATCGGCCCTACCGAACGAAGAATATGTGGACGCATCACGCTCATTTCAATTGAGTCCTGCTGGTTTCGGATCACGGCCCGGAACTACCACAATATATGGTAAACGTCCCTATACGCACCGTCTATCACCTCTGATCGTGAATTCCAAATTCAGACGGCCAATAGCAACCAGCGAGCAACAGGAATGTGAGACATCGACCTGGATCCGGATCTGATTGATGAAATCACAGAATCTCTGACAAACAGCAATAAAATTGAGACTCTTAAGACTTACCGCAAGGCATCCGGTCAGGGGTTGAAGAAATCAATGTAATTTATTGACCGACTGATCCCTGGACTGGTTACAAGACATTCCGCACGATTCGCCAAAACAGCAAAGAGCACCGACTGCGGCACAGCTGTCTTCGTTTTACTCTGCGCTGTTTCTACATCCACATTCGCAATTGCAGTGACTATGGTATTCAAGCGTCTGGCCAGCTCAAATCCGCCTGAAACTGGCGAGGT
It includes:
- a CDS encoding DUF1553 domain-containing protein, with the protein product MSVMRPHILRSVGPIGLALLLTTICVFGDDRVDFDRDIRRILSDNCFQCHGPDAENREAELRLDLRDSVFTHQEGEPPRIVALRPDESELYRRVTSPDPDLVMPPPDSGLSLTGSQIALIRQWIEQGAEWKDHWSFVIPERPEEPQVADVDRVRNPVDSFVLAGLEREGLQPSSEASRSTLIRRVSLDLTGLPPTPEEVDAFVTDDSSDAWEKVIDRLLDSSAYGENMAVRWLDLARYADTSGYQNDGARDMWRWRDWVINAYNNNMPFDQFTIEQLAGDLLQDVPEPGRIGHGSLTLDEESLNRWIASAFNRNHRGNSEGGVDPDEYQVEYVVDRVDTTATVWLGLSLGCARCHDHKYDPISQTDFYRLFACFNNIPEFGRALKKGNSPPYIKAPTSAQRSRLDLLDQQIAELQQQWSRSLATRRDAQTEWENSLSSDNATWWGVSDGLTLHLQLDGDLKNVVSETESSESAPTAASDTHANQKLTFIDGRIGDALRLNGEESIAVGDFGVFGYMGTVTLAAWVRAESDGTILSRKSPGKEGGGYSIGIQNGHVYVNLINRWLDDCIRLSTVGSLPLNEWHHVAVTYDGTRQAAGISVYFDGQPQKINVHFDFLNQTIAADEPLRIGAGITNLSGAVDEVRIFDRELSPREVRIIATSQTLEQVARLPESDRTVAQRDVLESCFMQTAASESLRTLYKRLNARQQERARLVETMSTVMVMYDGHPRTTRRLNRGQFDQPAEEVTGGVPEILASGRSTDTRDRLEVAHWIVSPDHPLTARVAVNRYWQMFFGEGLVRSMEDFGVQGNRPSHPQLLDWLATEFIRNGWNVKDILKVIAMSATYRQSSLVSDALRVRDPENELLARGPRFRLSAEVVRDQALAASGLLHLEVGGPSVKSYQPEGLWSEIATDGVYEPATGDDLYRRSLYTYWKRTVAPPTMVTFDATTREMCTVRRARTNTPLQALALMNDVTYVEASRALAQRMITEGGAADGQRIARGFHLVLGRPPQEQESRILSAAAVRYTKEFENSPQAAEQLVSVGDSLAAKEIAAGELAAWTAVASVILNLDEAVMRR